The genomic window GCTTTTACACAGGATGTTTTGTCGGCGCTTTATTACGTAAGGACTTTAAACCTGGAAGCTGGAAAAACATATTTTATAGACGGCCAAAGCGGCGACAAAACATACTCGCTCAAAGTAATGGTTTATAAAAAAGAGAAAGTCAGCGTACCGGCAGGCAGTTTTGAGTGTTACAAAATCGAGCCTTTTGTCATAGGGAACGGTTTATTCGAAGCAAAGGGCCGTCTCTGGATCTGGGTAACCGCTGACAGCAAAAAACTACCTGTACTGCTCAGCTCAAAAATATTCATAGGCTCCATTACGGCAGTTCTTACCAAAGTTGAAGGCAACTAAGCATATCTCACGCCTTAATCTGATTATAATTATTTAAAATCATAAAATTTTTAGTGCAGTCTGTTTTTTTACCACTTGACGTTATAGAAAAATTAAGGTATAATGAGCAGATAAGTGATGAGTGGATTTTAACAGGTTGAAGTAAGGATGGGATAACAAGTGTTAGACAAACAAAAAATAAGGTTTGGGCTTGTTGGAGCAGGTGGAGGCATATCTAAGAGGAGAGGCAGCGCTATTTTAGAAAATCCAGACTCTGAGGTGACACTCATCTGTGAAACTGATGAAAACAAGTGGGAAAAGCTAAAAGAAAAATATAACGTTAAGATAACCAAAGATTACAGGGAAGTTGTCTCTTCGCCTGAAGTGGACGCAGTGGCGATTTCAACACCGAATATTTTTCACTATGAGATTATAAAGGAAGCGCTAAAAAATGGTAAACATACTGTTTCAGAATATCCCATGGTGCAAAACTTGGCGCAGTATGATGAATTGGTAAAATTGGCAGAAGGGAAAAAAGTAGTACTGCATGATGGTTTAACTCCGCGTCTTGAAATTCAGCATAAAACTATAATGAATAATCTGCCGCGATTTGGGCGACTAATGTCAGCTAATTATCGCTACTTTGCGGAGGGAGTTAATGGATGGTACTGGAATCCGAAGTTAGCGGGAGATTTTTTCTGTACCTGCCATATGCACTTTATTGATTATCAAATGGCTTTTTTTGGAGAAGTTGAAAGTATATATGCGACAAAATATATGCTTCAAAAGGAATGCAGGGAAATAAAAACCGGCTATGCAGTAATGAAATTTAAAAATGGAATATATAGCGTAATAGAATTTGGAGTTGGTTTTACATCAGCTTCTCCGAATACACTTCTTGTTACCGGGGAACAAGGATATATCGAATATAGAGGGGATGAGCATGCAATGAAGTTCTCCGGAAAAACAGATAAAGAAGGATATTTTGAGATAGAATTACCTAAGGTTGATACCTTTGCCGAAACACTAAAAGAAGATACAAATTTGTTCATAGATGAGATTTTAGGTAGACGAAAACCGGTAGTAGATTCAAAATTAGGCAGAGAGATACTAAGAATTACTTTGCTTGCAAGTGAATCAGCGGAAACAGGAAAAGTTATTAAAACGTAGAAGCGTGAATCTAATGTTTAACATTTTTTACTTCATAAATAAGAGAAAGAGGGTAATTATGCGTAATTTTATCTTGTTTTGCACGGCCTCAGTCAGTGTGTTTTTATCGTTGTCAACGGTAGTTCAGTCTGCAGAGTTGAAGTTTACCTGCACAGAGGATACCGGGATTTCATCTTATAAAGAAAAAAATGCAGATGAAAGAAATCTCAATATGGGCGCAACGGGCAGTATTAAAATTAAAGGTATTGAGGAAATGGCTATTTTACGTTTTGACCTTAGCAAACTAAAAGGGAAAAAAATTAAAAGCGCAAAACTTTTTCTTTGTGAAGCCAGTACTAATTTTTTAAGAAAAATTGGCCTTTCAACAGTTTCAAACGACTGGATTGAAGGGAAGGGAAATTATACAATTGATGAAACAGATAACGGAGCCACATTTTTTGAAGCAAGTTACAAAAAATGTTCCTGGTGCTGGCCGGGTTCAGATTTGACTGATGTTACTATGGGTAACGGCAACACACTGCAGCAGCATACTGAAATGCAGAAGCTAGGCGATGGATGGATAGCTGTAGATGTTTCACTTCCAA from Elusimicrobiota bacterium includes these protein-coding regions:
- a CDS encoding Gfo/Idh/MocA family oxidoreductase, with the protein product MLDKQKIRFGLVGAGGGISKRRGSAILENPDSEVTLICETDENKWEKLKEKYNVKITKDYREVVSSPEVDAVAISTPNIFHYEIIKEALKNGKHTVSEYPMVQNLAQYDELVKLAEGKKVVLHDGLTPRLEIQHKTIMNNLPRFGRLMSANYRYFAEGVNGWYWNPKLAGDFFCTCHMHFIDYQMAFFGEVESIYATKYMLQKECREIKTGYAVMKFKNGIYSVIEFGVGFTSASPNTLLVTGEQGYIEYRGDEHAMKFSGKTDKEGYFEIELPKVDTFAETLKEDTNLFIDEILGRRKPVVDSKLGREILRITLLASESAETGKVIKT